The nucleotide sequence GCGGTCGGATCCAGATTTGTCATGACGCTGGCCGATTTGCCGGAGTCGATCTGGATCGGCGTTGATTTTCCGTTGCAGCCCATCTTGATGGTGTCAATGGTGGGGGCCGCGACGTGCATCGTGCTGTTGGGTGGGCAGGTCGTTATCATCCTGACGGACCTGCTGTTCGGGTTTGTCACGATGCTGTCGATGTTTTGTGTGATCAGCTATCTGTGGTGGTGGATGGACTGGGCCGTCTTGGTTGATGTGTTCGAGTCTGATCCGGTGGGGCATTCACGTCTGGATCCGTTTTCCTCGGCGCGTTTGGCCGGGTTCAATATCTGGTACTTTGCGATCGGCATTCTGTTTTCGTTCTATGCGACGATGACATTCCAGGGGGACACGCCGTACCGCGCCGCGCCGATTTCACCGCATGAGTCAAAGATGGCTGCGGTCTTGGTGGAATGGCGGGCACTGTCCGTGCGGTTGATGATGATGCTGGTACCGTTGGCCGCGATCATATTGCTAGAAGGCGGCGGGAATGAAACGCTGAAGCAGGCCGTGGAATCTAAGATCGCGTCGATCGATAATCCGGTTGTGGCAAGGCAGATGACGGTTCCCGCGGCAGCGTCTGTCTTGCTGCCGGTCGGTTTAAAGGGGGCCTTCATCGTGCTGGTGCTGGGGGCTTTCCTTAGCACGCACGACACCTACCTGCACGCGTGGGCCAGCGTTTTTATCCGCGACGTTGTTCAGCCGCTTCGATCCGAACCGCTCAGCGACAAAGGGGAGATCCGTTTGTTGCGTTTTGGTGTGGTTACGGTCGCAGCGATGATCCTTGCGATCAGTCTATTGATTCAGCCCAGCGACTATTTGTTGAAGTTCATGTTCTTGAGCGCTTCGATCTTCATTGGGGGTGCCGGCGCCGTGCTGATCGGAGGCCTTTACACGAACTGGGGCAACACGTGGGGGGCGTGGGCCAGTTTGTCGGTTGGCGCGGCAGTCGCAACGGTAGGCGTGATAGGCCAAACGTTTTGGATTGATCGAATCTATCCTTGGCTCAGTGATTCGCACCCAAATTGGTTGGAACCGCTGCAAAAAGTTTTGGACGCGATGACACTGGGATTGCCCGGAATTGAGTTTCCCGTCGGAGATCAGCAGTTTCCGATCGACGGACAATGGTGGAGTTTAGGAACAATGGTGTTGGCCACGGCCAGCTACATTCTCGGGTCGGTTGTGCAGGGACTATTCATGGGTTGGCCTACCGGCGATGTGACACGATTCTTTGTCGATGGGGTCAACGACGTGCAACGCGAATCCGGCAAAGTGCGTCGCATGTTACGCAGCCTGTTTCCGTCCGAGGAATTCACCCTCGGTGACAAGTGGATCTGGGGGGCAAAAATGGCGTGGACCGGAGGGCTGGGAATCGTCTTTGTGGTGGGAACGACGGCCGCTTGCTTCTTCCAGGTCGACGGTCGCTGGTGGGCGACTTTTTGGAATGGATACATCCAGGCGACTTTGGTGATCGCCTTGGTAACCACGTGTTGGTTCAGCGTGGGTGCTGTCGGAGATCTGAAGCGATTCTTGGTGCGACTGGCTCAAAACATCTCCGACGCCGACGACTGAAACCTCCGTTCCGCTGACGGATCGATCCGGATGGTGTCGTTATTTCGACAAGCGTGTCAGCAACGCGCGGGCGTCGGCTTCTTCGGGAAAGGCAACGGAGCTGTTGAGGGCCGCCTGGGCGAACTGTTTGGCGGCGTCCAGTTCGCCACCGGATTCGAAGATGGCGGCGGCGAAGTAGCCGACTTCGGGTGAAAATTCGCCACCAAGGATTGCTTTTCGGATGACTTGGTTGGCTTCCTTGGTCTTGCCGATCCGAAACAAAGCCCACGCGTAGGTGGCCACCGCGGCGCGTCCCTTTTGCGTCTTGGTGTTGGAGTTGCTCTTCAACAGTACTTC is from Crateriforma conspicua and encodes:
- a CDS encoding sodium:solute symporter family protein translates to MHLFDWIIVVSVMVSALAIAVYARRLVRSVSGYLVAERSAGRYLLVVSNGMAGLGAITIVAQFEMFYDAGLTANWWMLLSIPATLVIALSGWVYYRFRQTRAMTLGEFLGQRYSQRFRVFAGVLAFVSGVLNFGIFPAVGSRFVMTLADLPESIWIGVDFPLQPILMVSMVGAATCIVLLGGQVVIILTDLLFGFVTMLSMFCVISYLWWWMDWAVLVDVFESDPVGHSRLDPFSSARLAGFNIWYFAIGILFSFYATMTFQGDTPYRAAPISPHESKMAAVLVEWRALSVRLMMMLVPLAAIILLEGGGNETLKQAVESKIASIDNPVVARQMTVPAAASVLLPVGLKGAFIVLVLGAFLSTHDTYLHAWASVFIRDVVQPLRSEPLSDKGEIRLLRFGVVTVAAMILAISLLIQPSDYLLKFMFLSASIFIGGAGAVLIGGLYTNWGNTWGAWASLSVGAAVATVGVIGQTFWIDRIYPWLSDSHPNWLEPLQKVLDAMTLGLPGIEFPVGDQQFPIDGQWWSLGTMVLATASYILGSVVQGLFMGWPTGDVTRFFVDGVNDVQRESGKVRRMLRSLFPSEEFTLGDKWIWGAKMAWTGGLGIVFVVGTTAACFFQVDGRWWATFWNGYIQATLVIALVTTCWFSVGAVGDLKRFLVRLAQNISDADD